DNA sequence from the Prolixibacter sp. SD074 genome:
AATCATTCTTGAGCGTTTTGTCAGTTCGGCACCAGATGATTTGCTCATTGCCCCTCGCTGGGGAATGAAAAATTTCGAGTTTGTTGCCAAAGTAGAAAAGCGCCTGAAAGAAAGAGATACCTGGCAAGGGCGTCTTTTTAAGAAAGGTTAACGCCGCTTTTTTGATGATTAACTTCGTTTGGATTGATCTCTTTTTTCCCCGGAAGGCAGTGGTTGTACATCAAACAACCGTTTCTCCAGGTCGGGCCGGTTGAGTCGCTGTAACTCCTGTTTTAGCGAATTTCGGTATTCCTTTTTATACCAAAAGAAAAACTTCCTTTGTGCCAGTTTCTCATTCTCCGTTCGGGGAACGGATACCTTTTCAAGTGTGTAGGGATGGTATCCCGAATAATAAACCACCGTCGCAACTGTCATAGGCGTTGGTGTAAAATCCTGTACCTGTTCCAGTTTAAAATCCAAGTCCTTGGTTTCAGCCGCCAGTTCAGCCATTGCTTCAAGCGAACTTCCCGGGTGGCTGGAAATGAAGTAAGGAATCAATTGTTGATTTAGTCCCTCTTTCCGGTTCACCGCATGAAAAAAAGCGGTTAACCGACGAAACAGCTCAAACGAAGGCTTCCGCATCACATCCAGTACCTCATCCGATGCGTGTTCGGGCGCTACTTTCAAGCGACCGGAAACATGGTGGCGTATCACTTCACGGAGATACTCCAGGTTGCCTTCATCCTTTTTTGCATCCCCGGTTTCGTGAAAAGCCAAATCGTAACGAATACCGCTACCAATAAACGCTTTCTTTACTCCGGAAAAACCAGCTACTTTTTGGTACAAACCCGTTAACGGACGGTGATCGGTTTCCAGGTTTTTGCAAACCGACGGATAAAGACAGGAAGGCCGCTTGCACTGCCGGCAAAGCTCCAAATCCTTGCCGCCCATGCGATACATGTTAGCCGATGGGCCACCCAAATCGGAAATATTACCTTTAAAGTCGGGCATGTTCACAACCGCTTCCACCTCTTTCATCACCGATTTCTCGGAACGGGAAACCACAAACTTCCCCTGGTGCGCTGAAATGGTGCAAAACGAGCAGCCTCCAAAACATCCGCGATGGATGTTAATGGAATGCCGGATCATTTCGTAGGCGGGAATTACTCCTTTCCCGTTGTAACGAGGATGGGGTAAACGGGTAAACGGCAAATCGTAAACCTGATCGATTTCTTTGGTGGAAAGCGGTGGCCACGGCGGATTGACTACTATTTGCCGTTTCCCAACCTGCTGAACGAGTTTCTTCGCCTGCCACCGGTTCGACTCTTCTTCGATGTACCGAAAATTGGCAGCAAACTTCTTTTTATCCGTCAGACACGCCTCATGCGCATTCAGGTCAAGCCCTTCCCAATCGGATTTGGTGGCATAATTTTCTCCCGACGGAAGAATAAAAGCGGTTTGTGGAATATTGGTCAGCGATTGCACCGGCACGCCACGTTGTACCAGCCGGGCAAATTCTGAAATGGATTTTTCGGCCATGCCATAAAAAAGCAAATCGGCACCACTCTCTTCCAGAATTCCCGGTTTAAGTTTATCCGACCAGTAATCGTAATGGGTCAGGCGGCGCAGTGAAGCCTCGATCCCTCCTAATATTACCGGGACATCCGGATAGAGCTTTTTGAGAATATTGGTATAAACCACCGAAGCATAATCGGGACGGGCGCATGCCCTGCCTCCCGGCGTATACGCATCGTTGGAACGGCGACGGCGATTGGCGGTGTAATGGTTCACCATCGAATCCATATTTCCGGCGGTAACGCCAAAAAACATACGAGGTTCGCCCAGCTTTTTGAAGTCCCGTAAATCGTCGGTCCAGTTAGGTTGCGGCACAATGGCCACCCGTAATCCGGCCGCTTCCAGGATACGCCCGATAACCGCCGCCCCAAATGACGGATGGTCTACATACGCATCACCTGTGAACAGGATAACATCCGGTGCATCCCATCCCAATGCCTTCATCTCTTTAACCGATGTAGGCAACCATCCGGACATTCCCGCTTTATTCAAATACTGACTCAAATTGCAGCTTTTGCGGCAAAGTTACACTTTTCAGCATGCACATCTTCAAATGCCTTCATTTTTACATTTTAGGTACAGAATGGTTACATCTTTACAGAAGATATCGTACAGGTTCCATTTTTTTTATCTTTACCCCAACCTAGCACATGTTAAATTAGCCATGGGAATCGTTAACTCTAAAGACCTGGTCAAGGCCAGTCCATTCATCCAATATCTTGGAGGCGAATATTTTGCCAAATTTTTAATGCACCTCCTTCGTTTCAATGAGTTAAATACACTCTACGACGAGATTGGAAATAAATCAGGTATTGAATTCGTCGATGCCCTAATCGATTATCTCGACATCCGTCTTGAATTTAATCCACAGGATCTGGAACGCATTCCGGCAACCGGCGGATTAATTACGGTCTCGAACCATCCGTTTGGAGGTATCGATGGCATTTTGCTCATCAAACTATTGTCGATGGTCCGCCACGACCAGAAGGTACTGGCCAATTTTTTATTGAAGAAGGTAGAGCCCATCAGTGAGTTTTTTTTCGCTGTCAACCCGTTTGAGAATATGCCCGAAGCAGGCTCCAGTTTGAGCGGAATGAAAGCTGCAATAGACCACATTCGTGAAGGTGGTGTACTTAGTATTTTCCCGGCCGGGGAAGTGTCGACCAGTTACAATTCAGCCAATTTTATTGCCGACCGCGAATGGTTGTTTCCGGCCATAAAATTTATCAGGAAAGCAGATGTGCCGGTAGTTCCTGTCTTTTTCCACGGAACCAACAGCCGGATGTTTCATTGGCTGGGACGCATTCATCCAACACTGCGAACAGCCAGGCTGGCATCCGAACTCCTCAACAAAAAAGGAAAAACCATTAAAGTACGTATAGGCAATCCTATTCCTGTAAAAGAGCAACATTTGTTCACCGATATTCATCAATACGGCCGTTATCTTCGATCGAAGACCTACTGTCTCGATACCGGCCTGGAGGTCAAACGCTTTTTCAATTATTCACTGAAAAGAAAAAGAAAACCGGAAGAAATCATTGCACCGGCACCCAGGGAGGCAATTCTGGAAGAGGTCCGCAACCTGAATCCGGATTTCCTGCTCTTCGATATTAAAAACTATTCGATCTTTTGTGCGCCATCGGAGCTGATGCCCAACATCGTGCATGAAATTGGAAGGCTGCGCGAAATTACCTTCCGGGAAGTGGGTGAAGGCACCAACCGGGCGACCGACCTCGATGAATTTGACCTGTATTACAACCAGATGTTTATCTGGGACCGGGACGAAGAGAAGATTGTCGGTGCCTATCGCATCGGAAAGGGGGCTGATATCCTCCGGCAATTTGGCGTCCAGGGCTTTTATTCCCAAAGCCTTTTCCGAATGAAAAAAGGTTTTAAAGATACGCTTAACCAGTCGCTGGAACTGGGCCGGTCGTTTATTGTAGAAGAGTACCAGCGTAAACCATTGCCACTGTTCCTGCTCTGGAAAGGAATCCTTTATTTTCTCCTGCGTAACCCCGAATACAGGTATTTGCTTGGTCCGGTAAGCATCAGCAACACCTATTCGGAGAAATCGAAGGAATTGATTATTCGTTACATCATGGCAAACTTTTTCGATTACAAAAGGGCCAAACATATTCGCCCACGAAACCGGCACAAAGTAACGACCCCGGATGAAAACCTGAATGTAGCGCTGGAGAATATGACAGATGATATCCGTTCGCTGGACAAGTTCATCGGCGACATCGACGAATACAACAAAGGATTGCCGGTACTGCTGAAAAAATACCTCGGGCTGAATGCCAAAATTATCGGCTTCAATGTCGACCCTAAATTCAATAACTGCCTCGATGGGCTGCTTATTCTCGACCTGTTCGATGTACCTCACCAAACCATCGTCTCTTTGTCGAAGGAGGCCAATGACATGAGCATTCTGGAACGGTTTTATTCCAATACCGAAACCGATAAAGCCAAAGAGTAAGCAAGGAAGCTAAAACGGTCGTCCGGGTAGGAGAAAACGTTTTCCTGCGGGACAATCGAAATACCTGTCCCGTTGATGCTTTCCCGTTTCCTGTCCGGCAGGGGCAGCAAAATCCCTGGCACTCTCCTGTTAGCGGTTTTCTTTCGCGAATTTTCTTCCGGAACGTAAGGCTTCCAGGTTCAGATTCACGATATCCTCCCCTTTCCGCGTGAAGATTTTGCGAATTCCTTCTTCGATGAGTTCGATTGGAATATCGATAAAGGGTGAAGCGGCACCCAGCATCACCATGTTCGATGCGCGGGAATTACCAACTTCTTTGGCTACTTTATCGGCATCGATAGCGATGTGATGCCGTTGTTTTTTCACTTCGCCCAGCACCTTGTCCAATTCCGGATAATCCGGGATATTCACAAAAGGCGTGGTGTTGGTCACCACATACCCTTTTTTCGACAGGAAAGGCAGATAACGAAGCGATTCCATAGGCTCGACCGAAAGGATAATATCGGCTTCTCCAGCCGGAATTAAATCCGAATAAATGGGATTGTCCGACAATCGCAGGTACGATTGAACAGCTCCACCGCGCTGGCTCATACCGTGCGTTTCGGCCTGTTTGAGGTATAAATTGTTTTCAACGGCAGCCATGCCAAGTACAGCGGCAATCGATAAAATGCCCTGTCCGCCAACGCCTGCCAATACAATATCACATTTCATATGCTTTAAAATTTTGGGGTTTGACTAAGCGTTTTGCTCACGCTTCATCTTTTCAGCGCGGATGCGACGAGCTGCTTTTTGTATACATTCTCTCCTGGGAATAATCACTGACACACCTTCATAATTCACTTCTTTTTCGAGCAATTCTACCAACTTATCGTGATTTTTGCGATGCGCTTCAATGGTGTGCAGATGATCCGGATCAACGCCCAGGCCAAGACATATGGATTCAATTTTGCCCAAAGCTGCAGAATCTTGTCCGCCGGTCATCGAAACCGATTCATTGTCACAAATCAGTACCGTAATCGGAGTTTTCTCATTCACAGCGTCCAGCAAACCGGTCATTCCAGAGTGAGTAAACGTGGAATCGCCAATCACAGCAACCGATGGGAACAAACCGGCATCAGCCGCACCTTTCGCCATGGTGATCGATGCCCCCATATCGACACAGGAGTTGATAGATGAGTAGGGTGGCAAGGCACCCAGCGTGTAACAGCCGATATCGGAGAACACGTGTCCGTCGCCAAATGGCTCCATCACCAAATTCAATGCTTTGTAGGTATCATGATGGCTGCAGCCTTTGCACAGCGCCGGTGGACGGTTGGCCAGCATATCCGGCGCTTTTCCGCCTTCTTTAACAGGAATGCCCAATGCTTTCGCGACATGGTCGGGATTTAATTCCCCCATACGCGGTAATGTTCCGTCAAGGCGGCCCAGAATGCGACGGCCACGACAGAAGAATCCGCTCAACATCTCTTCCACCAGCGGGTAACCTTCTTCCAGCACCAGAATTTCATCCACCTGCTCCTCCATCTTTTTCAGCATATCTTCCGGCAATGGATACTGGCTCAGTTTTACGTGCGGATACGGACATTCGTCCGGGTAGTTTTCCTTCAGGTAATTATAGGTAATGCCGCAGCAAATAATGCCGAGGCTTTTGTCCTCGCCATCAAAAAATTGGTTAAATGGCGCTTTCTCCGCGCATTCGCGGAAGGATCCCTGCTTTTCCAGCAAGCCGGCATACCGTACACGGGCAATGGCTGGAAGCAACACAAATTGTCTTGGGTCTTTCGGTAATGAACCTCTATTTTCCGGCATCGGTTCTACTGTTTCAACGCCGGCACGCGAATGTGCCAAACGAGTAGTAATACGCAGCAAAACCGGTACGCCCAGCTTTTCGGATAATTCAAAGCCGGTACGGGCCATTTCATAAGCCTCTTGTTGATCGGATGGTTCCAAAATGGGAAGCATGGAAAATTTTCCGTAAAAGCGGGAATCCTGTTCGTTCTGGGACGAGTGCATCGAGGGGTCGTCGGCAACGGTGACAATCAATCCGCCGTTTACACCGGTAATGGCTGAATTAACAAATGCATCAGCGGCCACGTTCAGTCCAACATGTTTCATGCAGACCATCGTACGCTTGCCGGCATACGACATGCCCAGCGCTGCTTCCATAGCCGTCTTCTCGTTGGCAGACCATTCACGGTGAATGTTGCGCTCCTTCGCCACCTTGTTTTCCTGAACATATTCGGTTATTTCGGTAGAAGGAGTCCCGGGATAGGCATAGACGCCCGACATTCCCCCGTCGATCGCGCCCTGTCCGATGGCCTCCGCCCCGAGCAGTAATTTTTTAGTCATAGCGTATATATCGATTTGTGTTGTTGAATCTTGTCCATTAGATTCTTAAAACAACGGAAAAAACGAACCAATAAAAATGACCGAATGCAGGATTCAATGTCCTGCATTCGCTATGACCTAATATAAAATGGTTCTAAACCAGATGACTAAATCGATGTGCAATCTGTAGTTATTCCCCAATGATCGTCACCACAATCTTTCGCGAACCTCCATGGTTACGGAATTCACATAGATAAATTCCCTGCCAGGTCCCCAGGTTCAAACGGCCATTTGTTACAGGGATGGTCAGGCTTGCGCCGAGAAGGGACGACTTCAGGTGGGCCGGCATATCATCCGGACCTTCCAGTACGTGTGTAAAAACCGGATCATTCCCCGGAACCAGTTTGTTCATGAACGATTCAAAATCATCCCGCACCGATGGATCGGCATTTTCATTCAGCGAAAGCGCCGCCGAGGTATGTTTGATGAGCAAATGGACCACTCCTACTTTGGGCAACTCCGGAAGCTGTCGCTGAATTTCACTCGTGATTAAATGGTAACCCCGCCTGTATGGTGAAAGGGTAATTTCGAATTGCTTCATCATAACGATTCATCTTTTTCGATTCATGAATGGCTATATAGTACCAAAAT
Encoded proteins:
- a CDS encoding YgiQ family radical SAM protein: MSQYLNKAGMSGWLPTSVKEMKALGWDAPDVILFTGDAYVDHPSFGAAVIGRILEAAGLRVAIVPQPNWTDDLRDFKKLGEPRMFFGVTAGNMDSMVNHYTANRRRRSNDAYTPGGRACARPDYASVVYTNILKKLYPDVPVILGGIEASLRRLTHYDYWSDKLKPGILEESGADLLFYGMAEKSISEFARLVQRGVPVQSLTNIPQTAFILPSGENYATKSDWEGLDLNAHEACLTDKKKFAANFRYIEEESNRWQAKKLVQQVGKRQIVVNPPWPPLSTKEIDQVYDLPFTRLPHPRYNGKGVIPAYEMIRHSINIHRGCFGGCSFCTISAHQGKFVVSRSEKSVMKEVEAVVNMPDFKGNISDLGGPSANMYRMGGKDLELCRQCKRPSCLYPSVCKNLETDHRPLTGLYQKVAGFSGVKKAFIGSGIRYDLAFHETGDAKKDEGNLEYLREVIRHHVSGRLKVAPEHASDEVLDVMRKPSFELFRRLTAFFHAVNRKEGLNQQLIPYFISSHPGSSLEAMAELAAETKDLDFKLEQVQDFTPTPMTVATVVYYSGYHPYTLEKVSVPRTENEKLAQRKFFFWYKKEYRNSLKQELQRLNRPDLEKRLFDVQPLPSGEKRDQSKRS
- a CDS encoding lysophospholipid acyltransferase family protein, whose translation is MGIVNSKDLVKASPFIQYLGGEYFAKFLMHLLRFNELNTLYDEIGNKSGIEFVDALIDYLDIRLEFNPQDLERIPATGGLITVSNHPFGGIDGILLIKLLSMVRHDQKVLANFLLKKVEPISEFFFAVNPFENMPEAGSSLSGMKAAIDHIREGGVLSIFPAGEVSTSYNSANFIADREWLFPAIKFIRKADVPVVPVFFHGTNSRMFHWLGRIHPTLRTARLASELLNKKGKTIKVRIGNPIPVKEQHLFTDIHQYGRYLRSKTYCLDTGLEVKRFFNYSLKRKRKPEEIIAPAPREAILEEVRNLNPDFLLFDIKNYSIFCAPSELMPNIVHEIGRLREITFREVGEGTNRATDLDEFDLYYNQMFIWDRDEEKIVGAYRIGKGADILRQFGVQGFYSQSLFRMKKGFKDTLNQSLELGRSFIVEEYQRKPLPLFLLWKGILYFLLRNPEYRYLLGPVSISNTYSEKSKELIIRYIMANFFDYKRAKHIRPRNRHKVTTPDENLNVALENMTDDIRSLDKFIGDIDEYNKGLPVLLKKYLGLNAKIIGFNVDPKFNNCLDGLLILDLFDVPHQTIVSLSKEANDMSILERFYSNTETDKAKE
- a CDS encoding indolepyruvate oxidoreductase subunit beta, whose product is MKCDIVLAGVGGQGILSIAAVLGMAAVENNLYLKQAETHGMSQRGGAVQSYLRLSDNPIYSDLIPAGEADIILSVEPMESLRYLPFLSKKGYVVTNTTPFVNIPDYPELDKVLGEVKKQRHHIAIDADKVAKEVGNSRASNMVMLGAASPFIDIPIELIEEGIRKIFTRKGEDIVNLNLEALRSGRKFAKENR
- a CDS encoding thiamine pyrophosphate-dependent enzyme, giving the protein MTKKLLLGAEAIGQGAIDGGMSGVYAYPGTPSTEITEYVQENKVAKERNIHREWSANEKTAMEAALGMSYAGKRTMVCMKHVGLNVAADAFVNSAITGVNGGLIVTVADDPSMHSSQNEQDSRFYGKFSMLPILEPSDQQEAYEMARTGFELSEKLGVPVLLRITTRLAHSRAGVETVEPMPENRGSLPKDPRQFVLLPAIARVRYAGLLEKQGSFRECAEKAPFNQFFDGEDKSLGIICCGITYNYLKENYPDECPYPHVKLSQYPLPEDMLKKMEEQVDEILVLEEGYPLVEEMLSGFFCRGRRILGRLDGTLPRMGELNPDHVAKALGIPVKEGGKAPDMLANRPPALCKGCSHHDTYKALNLVMEPFGDGHVFSDIGCYTLGALPPYSSINSCVDMGASITMAKGAADAGLFPSVAVIGDSTFTHSGMTGLLDAVNEKTPITVLICDNESVSMTGGQDSAALGKIESICLGLGVDPDHLHTIEAHRKNHDKLVELLEKEVNYEGVSVIIPRRECIQKAARRIRAEKMKREQNA
- a CDS encoding secondary thiamine-phosphate synthase enzyme YjbQ; its protein translation is MMKQFEITLSPYRRGYHLITSEIQRQLPELPKVGVVHLLIKHTSAALSLNENADPSVRDDFESFMNKLVPGNDPVFTHVLEGPDDMPAHLKSSLLGASLTIPVTNGRLNLGTWQGIYLCEFRNHGGSRKIVVTIIGE